The following are encoded together in the Parabacteroides chongii genome:
- a CDS encoding HU family DNA-binding protein: protein MAIRFTEHKTPRPKGNEEKLIHARTTASQTRQMDDICKVICQRSSISSADVKAVLDSFVWYIEFSLRYGDHVELEELGYFSPALRTRKQSDGKFMVTVDGVNFRCSEKLKQKLRTAKLEKESQPQTYPLQKREERMREYFKEHETITTPTYAKLNACSHYRAKADLESYLEKKILIRIGGSTHVSYLLNENTFRQK from the coding sequence ATGGCTATAAGATTCACAGAACACAAAACACCGCGTCCGAAAGGCAACGAAGAAAAGCTGATACATGCCCGCACGACAGCCAGCCAGACCCGGCAGATGGATGATATTTGTAAAGTTATCTGTCAACGTTCCTCCATTTCGTCGGCCGATGTAAAAGCCGTTTTGGATTCATTTGTATGGTATATCGAATTCTCCCTGAGATACGGGGATCACGTGGAGCTGGAAGAGTTAGGTTATTTCTCACCGGCGCTTCGCACCCGTAAACAATCGGATGGAAAGTTTATGGTAACAGTAGACGGCGTAAACTTCCGGTGTTCTGAAAAACTGAAACAAAAGTTACGCACTGCAAAACTTGAAAAAGAGTCACAACCACAAACCTATCCACTGCAAAAACGGGAAGAACGGATGCGGGAATATTTCAAAGAACATGAAACCATCACAACACCCACCTATGCAAAACTGAACGCTTGCTCCCACTACCGGGCGAAAGCCGACTTGGAATCGTATCTGGAAAAAAAGATACTGATCCGTATCGGTGGCAGTACACATGTTTCTTACTTGTTAAATGAAAACACATTTCGTCAGAAATAA
- a CDS encoding 6-bladed beta-propeller produces the protein MKNQNLILVFILLVVAGCEKNKQQADDLITVDVTTSYPKKELVLQDFMDVEYIALETTDQFLTQGLVRDVGKEYLLATNRNNDGDIFLFDRKTGKGVRKINRQGQGAEEYTRMNDVILDESNGEIFVKSQGNKILVYDLYGGFKRCLNLGREVSSVFDYDKNNLICYDMSDYHSKGKDRSKSYHIIISKQDGSVTREIFIPFKTINTPIVVDGDKFIASYSYPIRLSHDAWTLVDTSADTLYHYAPDGTLIPFIVRTPSAHTMQPEVFLYMGISTDRYHFMQTLKNVFNFEKGNGFYTDELVYDREEKAMFQVAVCNDDYAEKRTVAMTAKSINREIENATSLNASRLVEIYKKGQLKDGKLKEIVSKLDEEDNPVIMLVKQKK, from the coding sequence ATGAAGAATCAAAATTTAATTTTAGTTTTTATCCTGTTAGTAGTAGCAGGATGTGAAAAAAATAAACAACAGGCAGATGATCTCATCACTGTTGATGTCACAACAAGCTATCCTAAAAAAGAACTGGTTCTTCAGGATTTTATGGATGTGGAATATATTGCGCTGGAAACCACTGACCAGTTTCTTACGCAAGGTTTGGTACGAGATGTAGGAAAAGAATACTTATTGGCGACAAATAGAAATAATGATGGGGATATTTTCCTTTTTGACCGAAAAACCGGTAAAGGAGTAAGGAAGATAAACCGGCAGGGGCAAGGAGCGGAAGAATATACAAGGATGAATGACGTTATTCTTGATGAAAGTAATGGGGAAATATTCGTAAAGTCACAGGGAAATAAAATTTTAGTGTATGATCTTTACGGAGGATTCAAGCGGTGTTTGAATCTAGGTCGGGAGGTTTCATCTGTTTTCGATTATGACAAAAATAATTTAATTTGCTATGATATGTCTGATTATCATAGTAAGGGAAAGGATAGAAGCAAATCATACCATATTATTATATCCAAACAAGATGGAAGTGTTACCCGGGAAATTTTTATTCCTTTCAAAACGATTAACACGCCGATTGTGGTTGATGGAGATAAATTTATAGCAAGCTATTCTTATCCAATACGTCTGAGCCACGACGCTTGGACACTGGTGGATACATCTGCCGATACATTGTATCACTATGCACCGGATGGTACATTAATCCCCTTCATTGTAAGAACCCCTTCTGCACATACCATGCAGCCTGAAGTTTTTCTTTATATGGGTATTTCTACCGACCGCTATCATTTTATGCAAACCCTTAAAAATGTATTTAACTTTGAAAAGGGAAACGGATTCTATACGGATGAACTGGTGTACGACAGGGAAGAAAAAGCAATGTTTCAAGTAGCCGTATGCAATGACGACTATGCTGAAAAAAGGACTGTCGCTATGACTGCTAAGTCGATTAATCGCGAAATCGAAAACGCCACTAGTTTAAATGCATCCCGGCTTGTTGAGATTTACAAGAAAGGCCAACTGAAAGATGGCAAATTGAAAGAAATTGTCTCGAAGTTGGATGAAGAAGACAATCCGGTGATTATGTTGGTAAAGCAAAAGAAATAG
- a CDS encoding type III pantothenate kinase yields the protein MNLIIEQGNTSSKVAVYSEKHMEASFVYKKFDVDELESLFGKYDFEHGILSTVIGRNEELNDYLRGKLQRFIFLDETIRLPISVQYETPETLGKDRLAAAVGANYLEPGKDLLVIDAGTAITYELIEASGTYLGGNISPGMTTRFKALNSYTKKLPLVTEQEEIPLLGTNTESAIQAGVVNGIVYEMDGYIEKLRIKYPNLLVFLTGGHSFYFERRLKNSIFADINLVLTGLNRILEYNVED from the coding sequence GTGAATTTAATTATAGAACAAGGAAACACCTCTTCAAAAGTTGCGGTATACAGCGAGAAGCATATGGAAGCCTCTTTTGTATACAAGAAATTCGATGTTGATGAATTGGAGTCTCTCTTTGGGAAATACGATTTTGAACATGGAATATTGTCGACTGTGATAGGCCGGAATGAAGAGCTGAATGATTACCTGCGGGGAAAACTTCAGCGGTTCATCTTTTTGGATGAAACGATCCGGTTGCCTATTTCGGTTCAATATGAAACGCCTGAAACTTTGGGAAAAGACCGGCTCGCTGCGGCAGTCGGGGCTAATTACCTGGAACCGGGAAAAGACCTGCTGGTCATCGACGCTGGCACAGCAATCACTTATGAACTGATCGAAGCTTCGGGTACTTATCTGGGAGGAAATATATCTCCGGGGATGACTACACGTTTCAAAGCTTTGAATTCTTATACCAAAAAACTACCTTTGGTGACGGAACAGGAGGAGATCCCTTTGTTGGGAACAAATACTGAGAGTGCTATTCAAGCAGGAGTAGTAAATGGAATAGTCTACGAGATGGATGGATATATCGAGAAGCTACGGATAAAATATCCTAATCTTTTGGTTTTTTTAACAGGTGGTCATTCGTTTTATTTTGAAAGACGGCTAAAAAACTCCATCTTTGCAGACATTAATTTAGTGTTGACAGGATTAAACAGAATCTTAGAGTATAATGTTGAAGATTAA
- a CDS encoding tetratricopeptide repeat protein, producing the protein MKIKVLLIAAACSMGAFGAYAQKGVDNGTQFGSGEDSIRCVTNISLFVPYAKAGNFKDAYDFWKIVYDECPAATKDIYLHGVKIMAWKIANEKDPAKKAALIDDLMAVYDKRVKYFGDDKRYGKDWIVSRKAQDYIQQMGEKADYNKLYSWLGDIINEYGDNTEALGVSLYMFASYQKMADDPNHKGQYVEDYLKASKILDTQLQAAQAANNEKEVNNLTTFKTSVNGAFANSGAADCETLQNLYAPKVEESKSDLAALKEIVALLRRVRCQEIDAFFAAAGYAYQLEPSADAAIGIAKQAVKNKDYDKAIKYFEEAANMETDPSSKAEDYYMMALLSFDQKGYSKAREYAKKAISINGSYGAPYILIGQMYAATVKNVFPNDGVLARAAYNVAIDQWEKAKQVDESCKDEANKLIGTYRAHLPSTEEIFMHPDLEKGKAFTVGGWIGETTRIR; encoded by the coding sequence ATGAAAATAAAGGTATTGTTAATTGCAGCTGCATGTTCCATGGGAGCATTCGGCGCGTATGCACAGAAAGGAGTAGATAATGGAACACAGTTTGGATCAGGTGAAGACAGTATCCGTTGTGTAACCAATATCAGCTTGTTCGTTCCTTATGCAAAGGCCGGGAACTTTAAAGATGCATATGATTTTTGGAAAATTGTTTATGACGAATGTCCTGCTGCTACAAAGGATATTTATCTGCATGGTGTAAAGATCATGGCATGGAAGATTGCCAATGAGAAAGATCCGGCTAAGAAGGCTGCTTTGATTGATGACCTGATGGCTGTGTATGACAAACGTGTGAAATACTTCGGTGATGATAAACGTTACGGTAAAGACTGGATCGTTTCTCGTAAAGCCCAGGATTATATCCAGCAGATGGGTGAAAAGGCCGACTACAATAAATTATATAGCTGGCTGGGTGATATCATCAACGAATATGGTGACAATACGGAAGCATTAGGTGTTTCTCTGTATATGTTTGCTTCTTATCAGAAGATGGCTGATGATCCTAATCACAAAGGACAGTATGTAGAAGATTATCTGAAAGCTTCTAAAATATTGGATACTCAGTTGCAGGCTGCACAGGCTGCAAACAATGAAAAAGAAGTAAACAACCTGACTACGTTTAAAACAAGTGTGAATGGTGCGTTTGCCAATAGTGGTGCTGCCGACTGCGAAACATTGCAGAACTTGTATGCTCCTAAAGTGGAAGAAAGTAAAAGCGATTTAGCTGCTTTGAAAGAAATCGTTGCATTATTGAGACGTGTACGTTGTCAGGAAATCGATGCATTCTTTGCTGCTGCAGGTTATGCTTATCAGTTGGAACCGAGTGCTGATGCTGCTATCGGTATTGCCAAACAGGCTGTAAAGAACAAGGATTATGATAAGGCTATCAAATATTTTGAAGAAGCCGCCAATATGGAAACAGATCCTTCTTCAAAAGCTGAAGATTATTATATGATGGCTCTGTTGTCTTTCGACCAGAAAGGTTATTCAAAAGCCAGAGAATATGCAAAGAAAGCTATTTCTATCAACGGAAGCTATGGTGCTCCTTATATCCTGATCGGACAGATGTATGCTGCGACAGTTAAGAACGTATTCCCGAATGACGGCGTTTTGGCAAGAGCAGCTTATAACGTAGCGATCGACCAGTGGGAAAAGGCAAAACAGGTTGATGAAAGCTGTAAAGACGAGGCTAACAAGTTGATCGGTACTTACCGTGCTCATTTACCTTCTACAGAAGAAATCTTTATGCATCCGGATCTGGAAAAAGGTAAAGCGTTTACTGTAGGTGGTTGGATCGGTGAGACAACAAGAATCAGATAA
- the lptC gene encoding LPS export ABC transporter periplasmic protein LptC — protein sequence MTETRFPGKTNKYGITTILAVVVMLLLFMASCGKENKEVVEVEFDPENTYTMRTTDMTSLISDSGITRYRVNAKEWLMFGKAKEPYNYLPQGVYVEKFDSLFNVEASVKADTAYYWDKKGLYKLIGHVSVLSLEGKKLDTSILFIDQKEDKIHTDQYFELQEGEKIITGIGFESNQNMTKYKIFNSQGTFPVSESPRDSSRVNVTPTDSTVVDITKTDSIK from the coding sequence ATGACTGAAACGCGTTTTCCTGGTAAAACGAACAAATACGGCATAACAACTATCCTCGCGGTAGTTGTTATGCTTCTTTTATTTATGGCTTCTTGTGGTAAGGAGAATAAAGAGGTGGTCGAGGTTGAGTTCGATCCGGAAAATACGTATACTATGAGAACGACCGACATGACCAGTCTGATCTCAGACTCCGGTATTACCCGTTACCGGGTGAATGCGAAAGAATGGTTGATGTTCGGTAAGGCTAAAGAGCCTTATAATTACTTGCCACAGGGTGTTTATGTGGAAAAGTTTGACTCTCTTTTTAATGTAGAGGCTAGTGTAAAAGCAGATACTGCTTATTATTGGGATAAGAAAGGATTGTATAAGCTGATAGGCCATGTGAGCGTATTGAGCCTGGAAGGAAAGAAACTGGATACTTCGATATTGTTTATTGACCAAAAAGAGGACAAGATTCATACGGATCAATATTTTGAGTTGCAGGAAGGAGAGAAGATTATCACCGGTATTGGTTTCGAGTCCAATCAAAATATGACAAAATATAAGATTTTCAATTCACAGGGTACTTTCCCCGTAAGCGAATCTCCCCGTGATTCGTCAAGAGTAAATGTGACTCCCACAGACTCGACTGTTGTGGATATAACAAAGACAGATTCAATAAAATAG
- a CDS encoding hemolysin family protein — MNALTYILISLAFSAFFSGMEIAFISSNKLRHELDKKNKNIAGKILDIFYRNPNQFISTMLVGNNIALVVYGLQMAIILEPFIARFVSNEALIVLIQSIISTLLILFTGEFIPKTIFKLNPNFSLNLFSVPLLIIYIILYPISKFSALISYLILKLVGVKNITQSSRRTLGKVDLDFFIQQSIEDAPLNSDMDTEVKIFQNALDFSNVRLRDCIVPRTEIVACDTTAGIDELRSKFIETGLSKILIYNENIDDIIGYIHSSELFKNPEDWTQNIKTVSIVPETMAANKLMKVLMQEKKSMAVVVDEFGGTAGIVTLEDLVEEIFGEIEDEHDMKSYVARKVSEDEYLVSGRMEIDTLNEKFNLELPESDDYVTIAGYILHFYQKFPKLNESIVIDKYTFKIIKVTATKIELVRMKVGN; from the coding sequence GTGAATGCATTAACGTACATATTGATTTCATTAGCTTTTTCCGCTTTTTTTTCAGGCATGGAGATCGCGTTTATTTCTTCCAATAAATTGCGGCATGAACTGGATAAAAAGAATAAAAATATAGCCGGTAAAATATTGGATATCTTTTACCGGAATCCCAACCAGTTTATTTCTACGATGCTGGTGGGTAATAATATCGCATTGGTCGTTTACGGTCTGCAAATGGCAATTATACTGGAACCGTTTATTGCCCGGTTCGTTTCGAATGAGGCTTTGATCGTTCTTATCCAATCGATTATCTCAACACTGTTGATTCTGTTTACAGGTGAGTTTATTCCGAAAACGATATTCAAGCTGAATCCGAATTTCTCCTTGAACTTATTTTCGGTTCCGTTGCTGATCATATACATTATATTATATCCGATATCGAAGTTTTCCGCTTTGATATCCTATCTGATCCTGAAACTGGTGGGAGTGAAGAATATCACCCAGTCGAGCAGGCGTACTTTGGGAAAAGTCGATCTGGACTTTTTTATTCAGCAAAGTATTGAAGATGCACCTTTGAATTCGGACATGGATACCGAAGTGAAAATATTCCAGAATGCGCTCGACTTCTCCAATGTACGTTTGCGTGACTGTATTGTTCCCCGTACGGAGATCGTTGCTTGTGATACGACTGCCGGTATCGACGAACTTCGTTCTAAATTTATCGAGACCGGATTGTCAAAGATTCTGATATATAATGAGAATATCGACGATATCATAGGATATATCCATTCATCGGAGCTCTTCAAGAATCCGGAAGACTGGACACAGAATATCAAGACTGTCTCGATCGTTCCCGAAACAATGGCTGCCAATAAACTGATGAAGGTGCTGATGCAGGAGAAAAAGAGCATGGCGGTTGTAGTGGATGAATTTGGCGGTACTGCCGGGATCGTGACATTGGAAGATTTGGTGGAAGAAATATTCGGAGAGATTGAGGATGAACATGATATGAAATCATATGTAGCCCGTAAGGTTTCGGAGGATGAATACCTCGTATCGGGTCGTATGGAGATCGACACCTTGAATGAGAAGTTTAATCTGGAGCTGCCGGAGTCGGACGATTATGTGACGATCGCCGGCTACATATTGCATTTCTACCAAAAATTTCCTAAATTGAATGAATCAATCGTAATTGATAAATATACTTTCAAAATAATAAAAGTAACGGCAACGAAAATAGAACTTGTGCGAATGAAAGTAGGCAATTGA